actaagaaaaaaaagatccaCATAGCTCCACTCAGTGGCATTGCTGTAAATAAAACTAGGTGACTGAGTTCTAAATTAACAGTTGAGTTCAGTATGAGAAGCTTTGGGGTGTACGAGACTACGAACCCGAACACTTGGAGCAAGCAAGTTAATAAGCCGTTCATTTATCGCGGTTTGTAATCGATTGAATGCCTATCTGatcaaataaaacatcaagaaccctcataaaaaaaaacccgcgcCCACAACACAAATCAcagcaaaagggaaaaagtCTTACAGCAATAACCCAGATAACGCACACAAACCTTTCCTTTGGTGTACAGCTTCGATGCTCTATGTCACGAGTAAGCAAACCAACCAGCCAGATCATGTCTCAGTGCTATTAATACCCGGGTGCATCATAAATTCATGACAATTTTCCCGCCCCAAGCCAGCCATTCACCTCAAAGCTACTCCGTTCAATGTCCGCATCCAGGGCATCATCTTCCTTGCGTGATCAACCGATGTTTACGGCCAAGCTCAAGCTCCAAAAAGCCAAAGATCCTTTAATAAGATCGAACGATTCAACTCGAAGCCCGTATCGGAGTTTCCCCACCCCTCCCTCCCAGATCGGCACCTCTCAAGTGGTCCAAGTTTCTAATCACGAGATACGGGTACTGCTGTTGTGCCCTGCTGTATGTGCACGCGAATTCcgactcctcctcctccccagcTGTCCCATCCATTCAAACGGTAGCGCAATTATTGTGGCGCATTTTGCTTAAATGCCTTCTTATCAACCCGCCGGCTGGTATAAAAACGCTCCACAACCGGGCGATAGCACTCTATAGTGTGCTGGACACCTGGGGCAGCGCGTGAacttagcagcagcagcagcagcagcccgctTTTAGTGCAATGAAGTGTCAAGTGTCGGTGCTGCTTGGGGCAGCGCTGCTGTGcctggtggtgttggtgctgcAGCCACCCACCGTACGGGGCGACCGGTTGCAGCCGAAAGGATACAAACAGACGGTGGAGAAGCTGCAACAGTTTTACGGTAAGTGAGCAGTGCCgcttccaaaaacaaaataatgtataTAACAACTCCCGTTTGACGCACATTGGCGGCAATCAATCTCTGGCCGAACCCTACAAACGCAAAAATAAGCAACACAAACACTCGATCTGCCTTAATCTTATCGTGTTTCCCTTCGCCCTAAGCAAGGCACGTTCCTCTTCACGGGGGGTTACTACGGGAGCTTGTGCCATAAACGTCATAACGATTATCGTCAGGCCTGTAGCATTATCACGAaacctcctttttttttgctttgcagcGTCGTTTGAGCAGCAAGTGTCGCGGGAATTCCGCCGCTGGAAGCAACAAGGCTCCATGACGCCCCACTTCCGCCACCTGATCCAAGCGTCCGCCATCGGGAAAAGTGAACGAGCGCAGGAGATCCGCGAGCTGCCCACCGCTCGGGAAGGACCGCTGTGTGCGATCTGCCGCGGATTTGGCGGATCGGTGCTGGAGTTCCGCCGTGAAGGTGCATCGCGGGAGGAAGTGTTCAACACGACGGTCGAACTCTGCACCATGCTCAATCTGCAGGAGGAATCGATCTGTCGCGGGTTGATCGATCTAAACATTGACACGATCCTGTACATTGTCGACAATCGGCCGGAACTGTCTTCGGCGTCGCTGTGTGCGGTCGTGTTTCAATCGGGAGCTTGTGTGCTGGATGATCCCACCTTTACCGAGTGGCAGGTGGAGCTGGATCCGAATGGAACGCCCGTGACCGCATCGAAAGCGGGCACTGCCCAGCGTGGACCGAACGATCTCAAGATCGTACAGATTACCGATCTTCACTTTGACCCGAACTATCGGCCCGGGTATAATGCGGAATGTGGCGCTCCTGCCTGCTGCCGTGAGTCGCAGGGAGTCCCGGAGGATCCGGCAGCCGGCGCCGGCCACTGGGGCGACTATCGGAACTGTGATACACCGTGGAATGCGGTCGAAGATCTGCTCGAACGGGTAGCGGAAGAGCATGCCGATGCGGACTTTATCTACCACACCGGGGACATTATCGATCACGGCATCTGGGAGACGTCGATCGGGTACAATGTACGCTCGATCAGCCGTGTGGTGGAAAAGTTCCGCCAAACGTTCGGTGAAACGCCCGTCTACAACATTCTCGGCAATCACGAGGCCCACCCGACGAACGTGTACGAGCTCGGGGAGGTTACGCGGCCAGACTTTTCCACCAACTGGCTGTACCACCTGTCGGCCGATCTGTGGAGCCAGTGGTTGCCCCAGGCAGCGCAGCAAACGATCCGGCTTGGCGGGTACTATACCGCGCTGGTGTCGCCCGGGTTCCGGGTGATTGCGCTGAACAACAACGATTGCTACACGTTCAACTGGTGGATTCTGTTCCAGCCGGACGCACTGAAGGGCCAGCTGCAGTGGCTGCACGATGTGCTGCTGCAGGCGGAGCAGGCGGGCGAGAAGGTGCACATTCTGGCGCATTTGCCCATTTCGTCCGATTGTTTCAGTGTGTGGCAGCGGGAGTATAGGCGCATTTTGGAGCGTTTCCGGGACACGATCAGCGCCCAGTTCCATGGGCATACGCACAAGGATgagtttaatgtgttttacGCGAGCGAAAGTCCGGAGCATGCGGTTGGCGTTGCGTGGAACGGTGGTAGCGGTACGTCGCACACGAACGTCAACCCGAACTACGTCGTGTACTACGTCAATCCGGAGACTTACGTGAGTTAGCGGAGGTGTTTATTTGTTGAAGGATGGAGTATTAAccgcttttttctctctttaacCCCCAAACAGGAAGTAACGGACTTTGAGTCGTACGCGTACAATCTAACCTCTGCCAACATGTCGCCGGACGAGCGTCCGGCCTGGTTCCGCATGTACTCGTTCCAGGAGGAGTACGGCCTGTCCGATCTTAGCCCGGCCGGCGTGGACGAGATGATCCAGCGGCTGGGCACTCCGGCCGGGCGCGATGAGCTGCGCCGCTACTGGGAGTACAAGGTGAAGCTGGCGGATGCATCGCTTGCGACCGACTGTGCTGAGGAGTGTTTGCTCAACCATCTGTGCGAGATTGTCACCAATCAGGCCGATGACTTGAGAAAGTGTCAAGAGTTGTCGGAGACGTTCTTCGATTGAGGGATCAAAAATGGAacagaaaattgtatgcgttTTATAAACGTCCGGTGAAGAATGGGAATGGGGGAATGCAAAGGAATCTAAAATAAAGTTACAAAATTGTTAAGTCCACGTGTATGTGCCTTATCTTTTTGGGATTTTTTGTAATCGTTTCATAATTGGCCATGGGTGGAACGGTGTCCTTCACCATTTGACGGTCATTTCCTGAGTATTTGACATCATGTCCAAAGTTGACCGATATCACTGCGTGTTACACCACGAACACGGGGCTTGGTGGGATGGCTGATGTGATACTAACAGTCCCAAGAAAACCTTCACAATTGATAAGGAAGACGCAACTTCACGCTCGCAATTTGTTGGTCATGCTTTTTAACATATTTGACGGAATCAATGCAACGGCAGTCGTCGGAAGATTGTGCAGCTTATCAGATGGtgacaaaaacataaataatcaAGGAGTTTTTATACAAATAGAAAGATAATTGATAAGAAAGAAAACAGGGAATAGGAAAAAAGTTCATGTTCCCTGCCGTAGCATTGACCTAGACTTGCAGCTAGCTGTTCATTTCATGAAATAGTATTTTAAAAGAACGACTTAAAAGATGAAAATATTACTCACCACGTGCTTTTTATTCTTTGCTTCTGAAACTGTCCACTGTATGCAAGGTTTGGCGCAGGGGGTCAACACTTTGTACACAAACAGCTGTTCGCCAGAGAGCGACCGGGAATACACAGCACTGTAAGCCAACCCCTCTGAAATGTGGAATATTGGTTGAGATAATGAAACCTGCACGGACTTGGAATATTTCAATATTCTCTATGGACTAAAGCATTATTAACAACACTACAGCACATTCGACGACAACGTCCACTGCCACGAAGCTGCGTAATTTGCCTGCTCAAGATTGCCCGTGGGAAAAACTGTACgctctgtttgcaaaacgATTGCAGCCCTCTACACAAATTCTTTTCCCCACCCCCGAAAGGATATGTAAAAATGCggataaaacaaaagcaccacacacactcacccggGGGAACCGTGCAATGTTTAGAATTTTCCACCAAAAGCAAGCGAACCGAAAAGCACCGCAAACCGGAGAGAGCACGCGataaaacgtaaacaaaccagCGGCACCTGGAaacagtgtggccagattattttggcagttttcggtaggcgcatcaaaattttatcggtagttttcggtaggttcaaactcgaaacttaactgagttaaaaaaagtaaaagcgaaaaaagtgttaagcgggaggggggggggatgggaaCTAATGCGCAAAATCAAAGTTCCATCTCACGagaatatgcatcctttatctgggatatggattagatttggttcagcggttacacaaatgaaggtctttctgaagtgtcgatGTGAACATTGTAATGGGAATTCTAAGCCAAAGAAGGACTAAGATGCACATTTCTTTCTCAGTGGTtacaagttctttttcttgggGCTCCACGTGACCGCTTAGGGCCGCAGCAGTGCTCCATTGGATACGATTTAATCGTACGTGCTGTCATTAGATTTTCGCTGGATTTTTtagattgatttgattgtttggctgagttttatagttcaatgattaaaaaattgagattttttccttcaaaccctagatatatatatatacatcggtatttctggtcactttgCCCACGGGGCAGGCCAagctttttggcggccaccgtcgcaaaaccgtcgcaaaacgccAAAACTGACGTCGCATGTACTGCAAAGCGACGTCGCCAGCGAGCGAAACTCGCAACGATTTCgaggcgctggcgacggtcgtttttgacgttttgcgacggttatTGACCTTTCGAGTGAGCTTTTGCACTGCggaccagtgtggccagattatattggcagatttcggcaggagcactgttgagaacgcaaccatttaaatttaatccaTTATTTTAACGATCAATTTCTTTTTACCCTACTAGCatagagaatgaaaaagtgttcgtcttttataaataatgtgtgagGTTTGAAgtaagattgtgtgaagctatgaatTAAAATGTGCGtttaatttgcaataaaagtgataaaatatttgtaaaccaagtttgatgtgttaaagtttttcttttgattcgggtgcaccaggTCCGTGtaaagggaagcgcacagcgcgctaagaaagaaacgagcgggagggggtttcagtccagcgcagcgcaactcgctggaatcaagtggtgTACCAATTCAGCGCAGCGCatgccgaaagaaacggaaaggaaggggtataaggaaaatacaatgaaacagcgcgagcgagagtTCTTTTCAGTGAGAGCGTCTCGTGTGTTTTAAAGGCATGCAAGAGAgcgccggtctggtggtacagtggcaactcgaacgacttaataacatgcccatcatgggctcaagccccgaatagaccgacCCCCCATaggtaggactgactatcctgctatggtagcaataagtcactgaaagccaagcccacttcactagtgggtacaggcaggccttgaccggcagcggctgttgtgccaaaaagaagaagaaggaacaagagagcgcattctctctgttgtagcgctccatccgccatttttaattttcagcccaaaacaacggacttcggatccgatcatGGGCCGGACCCCCACcgtgtgtttctacctacccctcgcctggaaatttcattctctttgtctgtcgggtaagctttaaccgccgacagcgaaatgcaaattcaaatttaaatgattttctttgacgagcaattctcggaatccattcaactgacattttctacttattatgaacattaaattttaacagataaaaagtgccaggcaaacaaacgtgcatcagcgcgataagtaacaaatgaggttagaaatccttgaaacagcatcccaagcgccacagattaagcttaaacgaatgaaaaatcaaatatctgtgattttcggtaggataaatggaaattcggtagttttagggcggtcatctgtgaatcggtaggcatataaaaaatcggtaggaatacagataaatcagtatttctggtcactctgtcTGGAAATCCCGACGGCCATCAATTTTGACATGACAGCACGGCGAGCGTTCAATCCGTGCAATGTAAACGCAAAAATATCTGCTACTTACGCTAGCTGCCGCATCGACCCGGGTGGCGCTGCTCTaatgatttgaatttgaaCCGTTGGCGGagttaattgaagaaaaacTGATATTCGATACTTATTAAGAATAAATGAGCTTAGTaatttctcttcttcttcctcttctttttcttcgaataTGATAACTAATTTTCGAATTATAatttcataaaacaaaacaaaatcacacatTCAGTTAAGAGTTCTGTAGTaacgttttatttcatttcacttcATGGATTCGCTTCATGTAATTGCTCTTACTCGTCTAGTTATATAATACAACAAAAATTGTAGAGATAGTAGTGTGTTACTCATAAATTAAGAGATACTAAAGAGGGCCTGTTCTTTACACTGTTTGCCGTTGCACCCGTGCGGGAGATTTCTCTCTACATGGAAATAACATTGAAAGTGGTAATTTATTTCACAAAATGTATGTTTCTTCTTGCTTTCTAGCTTTTTTAAACCACTACAATTTCAAGCAACAACATATTTATAATAGTAAACCGATCGATTGTGGTAGAAATTTCCATCTACTCCCAATAGTACTGCCTTTTGTAAGCGTGTCTTTTGTTGGTCCTGTGCACGATTTGGCGTAAAAAAGAACGCAGCTTAAAACTAACAACATTACCGCACAAGGGAAGGAGCTTGCCGCACCCAAACACCCCTTTGTGCAAAGAGCACCGAAAACGGTTACAAATAACACAATTCCACAAACACTGGATAATATATTTTGCTGGTCCTGGGGCGGGTTTAGAAATTCCTAACTGTTCCTTCCGTTTCAAAATACCGTTTAGTGGTGCAGGGACGTGGTGCTCACTCTGATTTAACATCGAATGTTCGCACACGCAAAAAGAGAGATAAATTAAGAACGACTGCTAGTAATGCTGATTTCTATACACAACAAATAAATCATACAAAATACCTTTTGCAAATTGGAAAAAGTGAATAAGTAGTATAACAGTAGAACAGTACTTTATGAAGAAGAGGcatttttggcataatatTTGTCCTTATCGCTCGCATACGGTGCGCACCGCAATCTACTCAAAAAATCGCCTCACCACACTCGCCTGGTAGAGGCTACGATTTCCGCGGGTATCCTTTGTTGCGCCTACATACATATTTATGTAAATTTGGGCTGTATATAGTTAACTACATTCTAGTTCACGTAATTGGTGTTTGCTGTTGTGATTTGCAGGAGAAAATTGCTCCTTCCCAATTCTCACTCACTTCATACAAAGGTGAATCTCTTATCCAATAAAACAGGGCCTTACACCCATATCAATGTTCTCCTCGTCTCGTCTGCAGCTCTGCAAAAAGACACTTGCTCctgctgtgttgtgttgagTGTGTGTACAGAATATTTAACGTCCTTTATACTGGTGCTCAAAAAATCTAAACCACTAACGTCCTACAAATAGTATTGTTGTAAGAGGTGCTTCTTactgtgtttctgtgtgtttgtatatatataaatgtTATACTCGTTTGTTCGCTAAAAGCGTACACACACGAGACGCTTTAtgtacataatttttggtcaaatataagaaaaaaaaaacgaatgtcAATGTTTCCCCCCTAATAAGACGATCACGCTTTGGAAGACATGACatgtttgtgggtgtgtgtctgttctGAATTGCTCACTGTTTGCTAATTACCGACCTAGCCACCTCCCTCTTTACGATTGACGATCGATCGTCTGGAAAAACCATTCGGTAAACCGGCGTAACTGCTGCACCGCGGCCTGGCTTTCGTCCTGCAGCCGGCGGTTCTCCTCCGTCAACCGTTTGACGGCATGCTCGAGCGACCGGCGGCGCCGCTGTTCGCGCAGCACACGATCGGACAGCTGCGTCACCTGACACTGCAGTTCCGGCAGGCTGGAGCTGTTCTGCAGCGCCATAAGGGCTTGCTGCTGTGCCGCTGCAGTGCTACTGCCGGTGGATACGGGCGAGGCCGAGCTCGGTGTGGAGGAGGACAGGTCCACGCCACTTccgatgctgctgccggtgccgCTCACACTGCTGCTTCCACCCgctccaccacctccaccgtTGACGATCGTTCCCAGTGGGCCATTGCCGCCACCGTTCATGGTGCCGTTGTGACcggactgttgctgctgatgttgctgcagCTGATGCTGATTGTGCACTCCGTTCAGAACCTGGCTAATGTCGTCGTAGTATACGTTGCTTCCTGGATGGGATTTTGCCACAGTTTCAGATAACtaaaaacggaaaacaaaaGTTAGAAGAGCATGTTCTTCTAAGAGACAATTACAATAATGACTTACCTGTGTCATTGCTTTGGTTGCCGTGTCCACCAGACTGCTCCAGTCCATCTCCTTCATGTCTGGCAGTGGGATCTTGCCTCCACCATTCCGCAGAATGCCTCCTCCATTGAcaaactgttgctgctgttgctgctgctggtgatgttGCTGCTTCCTGCTCGGGGACATCTTCAAATGGTCCTCGTTCATGTGATGCTTGCCGAGCAGCTCACTGGCCGGGCTGGAGCTGTTCGACGTGGTGGACGAAATGACCGTCGCCGGGCGAGCCGTCGTAAAGATCACCTCCTCCTCACCGCCATTGCTATTGCTCGGGCTGTTCGTACCACCGTTCGCCAGCTTCAGCCCACTGCCACCGTTGGCCGCCGACAGCTGCTGATTCGAGCCGCCCAAATTGACACCCTCCCGCGAGCGACTCTTCTGCGGGATCGGTTTCAACCCGCCCGCCAGGCTAGCAATGTTCCCCAGGCTGTGGCTGTTGTGGTGGCCCTTCTGCATGCGCTCCAGCCCGCCCGCGTTGAAGTTGTCGTCGTTCGCAATGTAGTCCGGATTGATCAGCTTCATCAGGTCCTCCTGCAGCGTGCTGCCGGTGGTGTAGTTCACACTATTCCGCTGGGGATGATGCTGAGCGCCGCCCTTCAGTGCGGCCCCGCCTCGAAGCTTGGCCGGTTCGCCCTGCCCATTCGGTCGGGGGCTGTTATTGCGACTGCTCGAGGCACTGCTGCCGGAACAGTTTGCCACGGCGCCGTTCGCCTTCTTCCCATTGATGCCGTAGATGTTGGTCGTCGTTGCGGAGCGTCTCAGCTGCGGTGAGTTGTGTCGCGAAAGATCGTCCTCTTCCACGTGATTGCCGGCCGCACTCATCAGCAGATGATGGTTGGAAAGATTCTTCAGCGAGCTGCTGTACAACGGTTCCGGATggttctgttgctgctggtggtgctgttgctgctgctgagcttCCCCGTTCGGTGAGTCGGCAATGATCAGTCGCTTCAGCAGTGCGATGTTGGCCGAATTATCCCGTCCCACCGATTGACCATTGGCAGCGCCGGACTGTTGCCCGCCGTTGCTGCGCGCTGGCGATGCTGACATCGGTCCACCTTCGTTGTGCAGCGACAGTGGCCTTGGGCTGGATCCCGCAAGTGGAAGGGAATTGCTCGACGACGTCAGCTTCGGATGGTGATAGTTCACGCTCGGATCGGACGCTACCGATGGAGGGCCCGCCGCCATCAAGGACGATGCTTCCTGCGGTGGATCAAGCACGTCGTACCACCGCTCGTCGTTCGACGAGTGTCCGCTCGAGGAGGACGTAAGCGTGCCCATATCGGGTCCGTTGGGttgggcgactccggacgatgctgcggctgctgccgccgctgctcCTGCGACCTGCTGCGGCCCCGAAGCACCAACTGCAGCGGTAAACGAgcgactgctgctgcccgtTCCGTATCCCGAGCTGTTGCTCGATCGTGGCGGTGAAAAGTTACGCTCATACCGACGCCGATGACTGGCGGACGATTGCAGCTGTCCACCCGGGAGcccctttttgctgctgctgctactactgccgATGCTGCCACTGCTTGCACCATTTTGACCACTGGATCCGTTTTTactgccgccgccaccactgCCGCCCTCCAGCATCATGCTGTCGTACTCGTTTTCGTAATTGATCGAATTGAAGCGACAGTTTTGCAGCGTACAGCCCCGCCGCGGTGTAAAGTCGGCAAACGATTCAATCACCGTGACCGTCACCTGGGCGGACGTCTTCAGCAGATCGACCATCTGATCGTGGGACAGCGTCGCTACCGCCACCTTGCATATCTCCACCAACCGGTAGCCCTGGCGCAGTCCGGCAGCCCACGCTTGGCCCGAAATTTCCACCTGCGTCACCACCCCATCCGGCTGCACGTGGAACCCGAGCTGGCCCATCGGATTGCGCCGCAGACTAAGCTCCAGCGCACCGCACCCATTCGTCACCGCCCGCAGCCGCTCGATCACCTCCAGCTGCTCGTCCCGATCGCCCGTGTCGCGCATGTTCAGCGTCACGCACTCCCCCTGGTGGTAGTACACCCGCAGCGCGTTCTGGCTCGTCGACCATCCCAGGATCGCCCGGCACGGCGTCACAAAAATGATCTGCCGCGTGCACTCCTCGATCAACACGAACGTTTCCGCCGATATGCCCAGAAAGCAGTCCACCTGCGTCGACTGGCCGCTGTCGTGCAGCACCACCTGCCAGCAGAACGCACCGCGCTGCGACAGATCGCCCGAGAAGCGCGGTTTCGTCGGCCGCTCCCGCTTCTTGCTCGGAAAGATGGAAAACCGCTGCCCGGTCTCGACCACCTGCGCCGTGCTGTAGTTGGTCGCCAGATCCTTCAGGTACTCCTGGCGCGTCCGGATCGCCATCATCGCGAACTTCACCGACCGGTGGGCCGCATTCTCCGCGTTGATCACCTTCGACAGCAGAAACTCGCCGAACTGCTTGCCGCGCGGATAGTGCGACCCGGCCCGGACCGGCGGCCCAAACACGGGCACGTCCTTCGAGCGCGACACCGCCACCCGGTACTGCGTGTGCTCGCTGCACGGGTTGACCGCCCGCACGATCACGAACACGTGCTGGAACTGGCTGCGGATGTTCTTCGGCGTGAAGGGCAGCGCGCCCGGCTCCTGGAACACGATCGTCACGATGTCGTTGCCGATGTGCCGCTtgcgcagcagctgctgccgaTTGTTCGGCGTGAACGGCAGCATCGTCGACACGTGGAACATGATCTCGCAGTCCTGGTGCGTCGCGTACAGCGAGTGCGTCCCGGTCGAGTCCGTCTTGTTGTCCAGCCCGGCCTTGTAGTGCTCGAAGCCCTTCAGCCGGACGCGCCGCCCGATCGTGTCGAGGAACTCGTTGAACGCCGGGCCCGCCTCCTCGTTGTTGTACATGTCCTCCTCCGAGGACTGGCCCGCCCGGCAGTACAGGATGCCCACCTTGTACTTGTTCGTCAGCCCCTGCTCGTCCAGcttcagcagctgctgctcgcaCTGGGGCGTGCCGACCGCCAACCGCAGGCAGCCGATTTGTACTTCCGGCGCGACGTACTCGAGTATCTCTTTGGTATTGGCGTGCTTGCCGGCACCGCGCGCATTCGGGATCGAGTCCTCGATCACCGAGCCGCGCAGCGTGAGCAGCTCCGAGGTGCGCACGATCAGCCGGTACAGGTACTGGTCGCCCTGGTGCGTCGTCGTGGGCGCCACGTCCGAACCGTGCAGCGCGAGCGTTTGGACCGGCGCCGGGTTAAGCTTTTCGCGCTTGATCGAGATCGCAACCGGGCCCAGGTGCTCGTCCATACCGAACCAGTTCTGGTGCTCCTGGCCGAAGAAGTACTGCCGGTAGTAGAGCGCCCCGTTGTCGATCTGCTCGATCGGGCGGGGTCCTTTTTGGTACGGGCAGGTGTAACCCTTCCACAGTGTATCGTTCGCGCCACACTCCAGCACGGAGACGCCGTACGCGAGCGCTGGCCGGTGTATTGCTCGCCGTTGCTGTCCCGCTCCACTCGCGCCCGACGATGAAGACGACGTGGTAGAAGATGCCATACGCGTTAGGCTAACCTCGCGCTCTTCCTCACCGCCAATTTCATTCCGGAAGAAGGGACAGTTTTCTAGCAGCTCGTTCTGCTGCCCATCCCCATAGTCTTCGTCCACACTATCCCCGTCCGGGGTGGAGGAGCGCGTCCCGTACGTGGCGGCAGCCGATGCCCCCGTGGTCGTATTGCGCCGCCGCTCCAGCAGAAAGCCACGCAATTTGGCCGCATAGCCCAGGTTGGCGGTAAGCGAGCGGCAGTCAAAGTGCGCGAACGCACGTCGCCGCTGACGCTCCTCAATGTCCGCCGAGGAAACGGTCGTCGTGGTGGAGCTGGCACTCACGTTCAGTGCCATACACAGCTGGCTGTCGTCCAGCGAGGCTGTCCCTGgggctactgctgctgctgctcctccatTTGCCACCTGACGCTTCCCGTTCGCTGAACCGTTTGCTGAACCGGCCGCACTTGCCCCATTGCTCGAGCCCCACAGTCGGTGGAACTTGTTCCTCAGCTTGGGACTGGCGTTGCCTCCCCGGTCGACCACATCGTCCCCGGTGAGCGTGATGTTTGAAGAAGCAGGCGCTGCTCCATTGCCATGCCCATGCCCGGAGTGGTGCTTCCCGAGCGAGTACAGCAGCGAGGACGCATCCAGCCCGAACGGTTGATACTCCTGCAGCATCGTGAGGAAGTTTTCGCCGGCACTCGGTGCCCCACCACCCTGAccttggtgatggtggtgatggtgcggaTGTCGATCCGATGAGATCACATCGATGGAACCGTGGCTGCCGTACTCGCGCCGCAAATTCGTTCCTCCTCCCGTGTGCAGATGGTCCGgcaaaccaccagcaccaccgtgATCGTGAATCAGCTCCAAACTGGAATTGCTCCGGTAGAGATGATCGGTCGGTCCGTGGGGTGACAGCTTTGTACCGAccaccccaccaccaccgttgcCC
This sequence is a window from Anopheles merus strain MAF chromosome 3R, AmerM5.1, whole genome shotgun sequence. Protein-coding genes within it:
- the LOC121595297 gene encoding signal-induced proliferation-associated 1-like protein 1 isoform X1; the encoded protein is MYHRTRASSVHYPIAKKTKVVLYSCFHDSSNGMINLAEVGGPPPHISGGPAAGLPHMMPTPVVAGAGIAMMGQHHQQQQQQSSQQQQQQSHPSQRLVGGVSHQLPPSGMHHPHGPPPPPPGVSMGGAPHHLTPAGGAPQTRSGSARERAMHAVEYYKSNVRRARVDAGLARNSLHERYSFVQRQMATMGNGGGGVVGTKLSPHGPTDHLYRSNSSLELIHDHGGAGGLPDHLHTGGGTNLRREYGSHGSIDVISSDRHPHHHHHHQGQGGGAPSAGENFLTMLQEYQPFGLDASSLLYSLGKHHSGHGHGNGAAPASSNITLTGDDVVDRGGNASPKLRNKFHRLWGSSNGASAAGSANGSANGKRQVANGGAAAAVAPGTASLDDSQLCMALNVSASSTTTTVSSADIEERQRRRAFAHFDCRSLTANLGYAAKLRGFLLERRRNTTTGASAAATYGTRSSTPDGDSVDEDYGDGQQNELLENCPFFRNEIGGEEEREVSLTRMASSTTSSSSSGASGAGQQRRAIHRPALAYGVSVLECGANDTLWKGYTCPYQKGPRPIEQIDNGALYYRQYFFGQEHQNWFGMDEHLGPVAISIKREKLNPAPVQTLALHGSDVAPTTTHQGDQYLYRLIVRTSELLTLRGSVIEDSIPNARGAGKHANTKEILEYVAPEVQIGCLRLAVGTPQCEQQLLKLDEQGLTNKYKVGILYCRAGQSSEEDMYNNEEAGPAFNEFLDTIGRRVRLKGFEHYKAGLDNKTDSTGTHSLYATHQDCEIMFHVSTMLPFTPNNRQQLLRKRHIGNDIVTIVFQEPGALPFTPKNIRSQFQHVFVIVRAVNPCSEHTQYRVAVSRSKDVPVFGPPVRAGSHYPRGKQFGEFLLSKVINAENAAHRSVKFAMMAIRTRQEYLKDLATNYSTAQVVETGQRFSIFPSKKRERPTKPRFSGDLSQRGAFCWQVVLHDSGQSTQVDCFLGISAETFVLIEECTRQIIFVTPCRAILGWSTSQNALRVYYHQGECVTLNMRDTGDRDEQLEVIERLRAVTNGCGALELSLRRNPMGQLGFHVQPDGVVTQVEISGQAWAAGLRQGYRLVEICKVAVATLSHDQMVDLLKTSAQVTVTVIESFADFTPRRGCTLQNCRFNSINYENEYDSMMLEGGSGGGGSKNGSSGQNGASSGSIGSSSSSSKKGLPGGQLQSSASHRRRYERNFSPPRSSNSSGYGTGSSSRSFTAAVGASGPQQVAGAAAAAAAASSGVAQPNGPDMGTLTSSSSGHSSNDERWYDVLDPPQEASSLMAAGPPSVASDPSVNYHHPKLTSSSNSLPLAGSSPRPLSLHNEGGPMSASPARSNGGQQSGAANGQSVGRDNSANIALLKRLIIADSPNGEAQQQQQHHQQQQNHPEPLYSSSLKNLSNHHLLMSAAGNHVEEDDLSRHNSPQLRRSATTTNIYGINGKKANGAVANCSGSSASSSRNNSPRPNGQGEPAKLRGGAALKGGAQHHPQRNSVNYTTGSTLQEDLMKLINPDYIANDDNFNAGGLERMQKGHHNSHSLGNIASLAGGLKPIPQKSRSREGVNLGGSNQQLSAANGGSGLKLANGGTNSPSNSNGGEEEVIFTTARPATVISSTTSNSSSPASELLGKHHMNEDHLKMSPSRKQQHHQQQQQQQQFVNGGGILRNGGGKIPLPDMKEMDWSSLVDTATKAMTQLSETVAKSHPGSNVYYDDISQVLNGVHNQHQLQQHQQQQSGHNGTMNGGGNGPLGTIVNGGGGGAGGSSSVSGTGSSIGSGVDLSSSTPSSASPVSTGSSTAAAQQQALMALQNSSSLPELQCQVTQLSDRVLREQRRRRSLEHAVKRLTEENRRLQDESQAAVQQLRRFTEWFFQTIDRQS